The genome window CCCCGAAGAGATCGGCATAGAAGTCGAGATTCTCGTCGACGGTGAGGTCGGTGTAGAGCCCGAAGCGCTGGGACATGTAGGCGAGCCGGGGCTTCACGGCCTCCGGGTCGGCGACCACCGAGATGCCGTCGAGGATCGCGTCGCCGGCGCTCGGCCGGAGGACGCCGGCGAGCATGCGCAGGGTGGTCGTCTTGCCGGCGCCGTCGGGGCCGACGAGCCCGAAGAGCTCGCCGGGACGCACGTCGAAGTCGAGCCCGGCGACGGCGACACGCGCCGCCTTCCCCCCCGGTGCCGTGAAGCTTCGCGCGAGACCGCGCACCGAGATCGCCGCCGCAGCGACGCCGGTATCGGCGCTCACGGCCGCGGTGGTCGCGCGGCGCATCACCGGCTCTCCACCAGCCTGACGTCGGCGGGCAGGCCGGGCTTCAACTCCTCCGCGGGATCGCCGGTGATGCGGACCTTGACCGCGTAGACGAGCTTCACGCGCTCCTCGGCGGTCTGCACGTTCTTGGGCGTGAACTCGGCGGAACTGGCGATGAAGGAGACCTCGCCGTCGTAGCGCCTGCCGGGGAAGGTGTCGGAGGTGATCTCCGCACGCTGGCCGATGGCGACCCGTCCGAGGCGGTTCTCGGGGACGAAGATGCGCACCCAGCGGTCGCCCGGATCGAGCAGCGTCACGACGGCCGCGCCGGCGCCGACGATCTCGCCGGGCTCGCGGTGGCGCAGCGTCACGATGCCGGCGAACGGGGCGGTGATCCGGCTGTTGGCGAGCGTCGCGTCGAACGTCGCGACGGCTGCTTCGGCCTGGGCGAGTTGGGCGCGTGCGGCGGCGATGCGCTCCGGGCGCGGTCCCTGCTCGAGGAGAGCCACCTGTTCGGTGGCCTGGTCGCGTTGGCGCCGCGCGAGCTCGACGGCGAGCGTCGCCTTGTCGAGCATTTCGCGCGACACGGCGCGCCCTTCGAGGAGCGTGCGAACGCGGGCCTCGTCGCGCTCGGCATCGGCCACGCGGTCGTTCGCGGCGGCGAGCGCCGAGCGCCCCTGGGCGATCTCTTCGCGGCGCGAACCGGCGAGGAGCTCGCCCAGCTGGGCGCGCATCGCTTGAGACTGCGCCAGCGCCTGCGCCCGCCGGGCGTCGAGCTCGCTGGTGTCGAGCCGCGCGAGCTCGGCGCCGGCCGCGACGCGATCGCCCTCGCGCGGCGCGACGTGCGCGATCCGCCCGGGGGACTGGAAGCCGAGCTGGGCGTCGGTGGCCTCGACCGTGCCGGAGGCGACCAGGCCGTTGTCCTCGGGCGGCGGCGCGAGAACGAAATGCCAGAGGGCGAAGCCACCCAGGCCGAGCACGAGAACGATGGGCACGATGCGCTTCGGATTCATGGCGCGATCTCCAGGGTGCGACGGAACCAGTCGGGGGAGAGCTCTCCGGCGAGGCGCGCGAGCTCGACATGGGAGAGCAGGACGGCGGTACGGGATTCGGTGGCGCTGGCGCGGGTCGCGGCGAGCTCGGCAAGGGCGGCGAGGTAGTCGACCTGGGTGCCGGAGCCGACCTCGAGCAGGAGCCTCTGGACGCGCGCGACCTCCGCCAGCCGGTCGGCGGCGCGGCCGAGCGCGCTCGCGCGGGCGCCGGCGTCGGCGAGCGTGGAGAGGGCGCGGTCGACCGCTTCGTGCGCATCGAGCTCGCTCTGGGCGAGGAGCGCCGTGGCGGTGTCGCGCTGCGCTGCGGCCCGGGCGACGCGCCGGCCTGTCTGTCCGCCGTCCCAGAGCGGAACGACCAGCTGCACGCCGGCGTTCCAGTCCGTCACGTACGAGCTCTCGGCCTCGCGGAACTCCTGCAGGGCGCCCACCAGGTCGAGCTTGGGAAAGTAGGCGCTGCGCGCCAGGCCCCGGGCCGCTTCCGCCGCGAGAATCTGCTGACGGGCCTGTTCGACCGCGGGGCCGGCGGCCACCGCGAGCGCCTGCAGCTCGCCCCGGGTCTCGGCCCGGGGAGCCGGCGTCTTCCAGGGTGCGAGCCGCCCGGCCCGCGTCGCCTCGGGCGCGGCGGAAAGGAGGCGCGCGAGATCGCGTTCGGCGCTGTCGAGAGCGCTCGCAGCGCGCGTCCGCTCGGCCTCGGCGGCGGCGAGCGCAGCATCGGCGCGCAGCGTCTCGACCTCGGCGGCCTTGCCGACGGCGAAGAGCTGGCGCGCCCGGTCGAGCTCGAGGGTCAGCGCCTCTGCCCGCGCCTGCTGTGCGGCGAAGATCTCGCTGCGTGCGAGGGCCCCCGCATAGGCCGCAGCGACCCGCGCGGCGATCGCCTGCTCGGTGGCGGAAAGCGCGGCGCCGGCGGCGGCCGCCTGGGCCTCCGCCTGGCGGGTGCGCTCGCGCCGGGCGCCGGAGTCGAACAGCGTGTAGGTGACGTTGAGCGAACCCTGGGCGAGGGTGTCGTTGAACGGCGGAATCTCGGTGGGATGGAACGAATGGATCGGGCTGGTGATCATCGGGTCGTCGTAGCCGAGCGCCGAGGCGTTGAGCTTGACGATCGGGCCGTGGCTCGCCGCGACTTCGCCGGTGGCCTCCGCCGCCTCGGCCACCCGCAATCGCGCCGCGGTGACCGCCGGATAGCGGCCGAGGGCGCGTTCGACCGCGGCGGAGAGCGTGAGCGGGGTTTCCTCCGACGATGCCGGCACGGGCGGGGCCGGGTAGGCGTGGAGCAGGGTCGGGGAGAGGAGGAGGGAGAGGAGCCACCTGGGCATCGTTCCGGGCTTGCTGGACCTC of Thermoanaerobaculia bacterium contains these proteins:
- a CDS encoding efflux RND transporter periplasmic adaptor subunit, which codes for MNPKRIVPIVLVLGLGGFALWHFVLAPPPEDNGLVASGTVEATDAQLGFQSPGRIAHVAPREGDRVAAGAELARLDTSELDARRAQALAQSQAMRAQLGELLAGSRREEIAQGRSALAAANDRVADAERDEARVRTLLEGRAVSREMLDKATLAVELARRQRDQATEQVALLEQGPRPERIAAARAQLAQAEAAVATFDATLANSRITAPFAGIVTLRHREPGEIVGAGAAVVTLLDPGDRWVRIFVPENRLGRVAIGQRAEITSDTFPGRRYDGEVSFIASSAEFTPKNVQTAEERVKLVYAVKVRITGDPAEELKPGLPADVRLVESR
- a CDS encoding ATP-binding cassette domain-containing protein; protein product: MRRATTAAVSADTGVAAAAISVRGLARSFTAPGGKAARVAVAGLDFDVRPGELFGLVGPDGAGKTTTLRMLAGVLRPSAGDAILDGISVVADPEAVKPRLAYMSQRFGLYTDLTVDENLDFYADLFG
- a CDS encoding TolC family protein translates to MIQVARRSSKPGTMPRWLLSLLLSPTLLHAYPAPPVPASSEETPLTLSAAVERALGRYPAVTAARLRVAEAAEATGEVAASHGPIVKLNASALGYDDPMITSPIHSFHPTEIPPFNDTLAQGSLNVTYTLFDSGARRERTRQAEAQAAAAGAALSATEQAIAARVAAAYAGALARSEIFAAQQARAEALTLELDRARQLFAVGKAAEVETLRADAALAAAEAERTRAASALDSAERDLARLLSAAPEATRAGRLAPWKTPAPRAETRGELQALAVAAGPAVEQARQQILAAEAARGLARSAYFPKLDLVGALQEFREAESSYVTDWNAGVQLVVPLWDGGQTGRRVARAAAQRDTATALLAQSELDAHEAVDRALSTLADAGARASALGRAADRLAEVARVQRLLLEVGSGTQVDYLAALAELAATRASATESRTAVLLSHVELARLAGELSPDWFRRTLEIAP